The following coding sequences lie in one Phalacrocorax carbo chromosome 3, bPhaCar2.1, whole genome shotgun sequence genomic window:
- the ZUP1 gene encoding zinc finger-containing ubiquitin peptidase 1 isoform X4 → MLACDVCGQPLPAEAEGRYPQRTHPDRRPRCPLCAAAAPGCDELRRQVEAIPQEPGPAGPECPLCGEAAGRELEAHVRARHGHLLGAPGTDMENVEQLYECPMCSLTCTNIQILQEHVDLHLEEQSFSEGGNIRDLELAQQLQMEEDKQQRSEEEKREREEFKKLQRQYGLDNSGGYKQQFLKNMEREVDRGRMQPFEYHKRKADMMECLAFGVDDGRTKTSDTTLIPSIPKIQSMIEDAWREGFDPHGASHFNNRLHGSKAWIGASEIYSLLTSLRIKCQIIDFHKPTGPMGTHPRLFEWVLHYYSTDNEGGAKVVCTSKPPIYLQHQGHSRIIVGIEERKNKTLCLLLFDPGCPSQEMQKLLKQNSDGTGLKLLQKFVGSLKKKQYQIVAVDGVLSLEEKAARCHASQVLTSEKIP, encoded by the exons ATGCTGGCGTGCGACGTCTGCGGGCAGCCGCTGCCCGCGGAGGCGGAGGGGCGGTATCCGCAGCGCACGCACCCGGAccgccggccccgctgcccgctctgcgccgccgccgccccgggctgTGACGAGCTTCGCCGGCAGGTCGAGGCGATTCCCCAggagccggggccggcgggcccCGAGTGCCCCCTctgcggggaggcggcggggcgggagctgGAGGCGCACGTCAGGGCGCGGCACGGGCACCTCCTGGGCGCCCCGGGCACGG acatGGAAAATGTTGAACAGCTATACGAATGTCCAATGTGCAGTCTTACCTGTACAAACATTCAGATTCTTCAAGAACATGTAGATTTACACTTAGAGGAGCAAAGCTTTTCAGAAG GTGGAAACATAAGAGATCtagaactggctcagcaactACAAATGGAAGAAGATAAACAGCAGAGATCAGAAGAAGAGAAGCgagaaagggaagaatttaaaaagcttCAG AGACAGTATGGCTTGGATAATTCTGGAGGCTACAAGCAGCAATTCCTAAAGAATATGGAAAGGGAAGTTGATAGAGGAAGGATGCAGCCTTTTGAATATCACAAGAGAAAAGCTGACATGATGGAATGTTTGGCTTTTGGTGTAGATGATGGGAGGACAAAGACTTCAg ATACTACACTAATTCCTAGTATACCAAAGATTCAGTCCATGATTGAAGATGCTTGGAGAGAAGGCTTTGATCCTCATGGGGCATCTCACTTCAACAACAGATTACATGGTTCCAAAGCATGGATAGGAGCGTCTGAAATTTATTCACTGTTAACCAGTCTCAGGATAAA GTGTCAAATAATTGACTTTCACAAACCGACTGGCCCTATGGGTACGCACCCTCGTTTATTTGAGTGGGTTTTGCATTACTATTCTACAGATAATGAAGGTGGTGCAAAAGTAGTGTGTACTTCCAAGCCACCTATCTACTTGCAGCATCAAG GTCACAGTCGTATTATTGTTGGAAtagaagagaggaagaataaAACCTTATGTTTGCTACTGTTTGACCCAGGATGTCCTTCCCAAGAAATGCAGAAACtgctaaaacaaaacagtgatgGTACTGGTCTTAAACTACTTCAGAAATTTGTGggtagcttaaaaaaaaagcaataccaGATAGTGGCTGTAGATGGTGTACTGTCATTGGAAGAGAAAGCT GCTCGCTGCCATGCTTCTCAGGTCTTAACATCAGAGAAGATTCCTTAA
- the ZUP1 gene encoding zinc finger-containing ubiquitin peptidase 1 isoform X5, translating to MENVEQLYECPMCSLTCTNIQILQEHVDLHLEEQSFSEGGNIRDLELAQQLQMEEDKQQRSEEEKREREEFKKLQRQYGLDNSGGYKQQFLKNMEREVDRGRMQPFEYHKRKADMMECLAFGVDDGRTKTSGVIEALCKYYQNENKDVRHVWLSTGVDHFHSSLGDRGWGCGYRNFQMLLSSLLQNSLYNDCLKDTTLIPSIPKIQSMIEDAWREGFDPHGASHFNNRLHGSKAWIGASEIYSLLTSLRIKCQIIDFHKPTGPMGTHPRLFEWVLHYYSTDNEGGAKVVCTSKPPIYLQHQGHSRIIVGIEERKNKTLCLLLFDPGCPSQEMQKLLKQNSDGTGLKLLQKFVGSLKKKQYQIVAVDGVLSLEEKAARCHASQVLTSEKIP from the exons atGGAAAATGTTGAACAGCTATACGAATGTCCAATGTGCAGTCTTACCTGTACAAACATTCAGATTCTTCAAGAACATGTAGATTTACACTTAGAGGAGCAAAGCTTTTCAGAAG GTGGAAACATAAGAGATCtagaactggctcagcaactACAAATGGAAGAAGATAAACAGCAGAGATCAGAAGAAGAGAAGCgagaaagggaagaatttaaaaagcttCAG AGACAGTATGGCTTGGATAATTCTGGAGGCTACAAGCAGCAATTCCTAAAGAATATGGAAAGGGAAGTTGATAGAGGAAGGATGCAGCCTTTTGAATATCACAAGAGAAAAGCTGACATGATGGAATGTTTGGCTTTTGGTGTAGATGATGGGAGGACAAAGACTTCAg GAGTTATTGAAGCATTGTGCAAGTACtatcagaatgaaaacaaagatgtGAGGCATGTGTGGCTTTCAACAGGAGTAGATCACTTCCACTCATCTTTGGGCGACAGAGGCTGGGGTTGTGGTTACAGGAACTTCCAAATGCTCCTTTCCTCACTGTTGCAAAACAGCTTGTATAACGACTGCTTGAAAG ATACTACACTAATTCCTAGTATACCAAAGATTCAGTCCATGATTGAAGATGCTTGGAGAGAAGGCTTTGATCCTCATGGGGCATCTCACTTCAACAACAGATTACATGGTTCCAAAGCATGGATAGGAGCGTCTGAAATTTATTCACTGTTAACCAGTCTCAGGATAAA GTGTCAAATAATTGACTTTCACAAACCGACTGGCCCTATGGGTACGCACCCTCGTTTATTTGAGTGGGTTTTGCATTACTATTCTACAGATAATGAAGGTGGTGCAAAAGTAGTGTGTACTTCCAAGCCACCTATCTACTTGCAGCATCAAG GTCACAGTCGTATTATTGTTGGAAtagaagagaggaagaataaAACCTTATGTTTGCTACTGTTTGACCCAGGATGTCCTTCCCAAGAAATGCAGAAACtgctaaaacaaaacagtgatgGTACTGGTCTTAAACTACTTCAGAAATTTGTGggtagcttaaaaaaaaagcaataccaGATAGTGGCTGTAGATGGTGTACTGTCATTGGAAGAGAAAGCT GCTCGCTGCCATGCTTCTCAGGTCTTAACATCAGAGAAGATTCCTTAA
- the ZUP1 gene encoding zinc finger-containing ubiquitin peptidase 1 isoform X1 — MLACDVCGQPLPAEAEGRYPQRTHPDRRPRCPLCAAAAPGCDELRRQVEAIPQEPGPAGPECPLCGEAAGRELEAHVRARHGHLLGAPGTDMENVEQLYECPMCSLTCTNIQILQEHVDLHLEEQSFSEGGNIRDLELAQQLQMEEDKQQRSEEEKREREEFKKLQRQYGLDNSGGYKQQFLKNMEREVDRGRMQPFEYHKRKADMMECLAFGVDDGRTKTSGVIEALCKYYQNENKDVRHVWLSTGVDHFHSSLGDRGWGCGYRNFQMLLSSLLQNSLYNDCLKDTTLIPSIPKIQSMIEDAWREGFDPHGASHFNNRLHGSKAWIGASEIYSLLTSLRIKCQIIDFHKPTGPMGTHPRLFEWVLHYYSTDNEGGAKVVCTSKPPIYLQHQGHSRIIVGIEERKNKTLCLLLFDPGCPSQEMQKLLKQNSDGTGLKLLQKFVGSLKKKQYQIVAVDGVLSLEEKAARCHASQVLTSEKIP, encoded by the exons ATGCTGGCGTGCGACGTCTGCGGGCAGCCGCTGCCCGCGGAGGCGGAGGGGCGGTATCCGCAGCGCACGCACCCGGAccgccggccccgctgcccgctctgcgccgccgccgccccgggctgTGACGAGCTTCGCCGGCAGGTCGAGGCGATTCCCCAggagccggggccggcgggcccCGAGTGCCCCCTctgcggggaggcggcggggcgggagctgGAGGCGCACGTCAGGGCGCGGCACGGGCACCTCCTGGGCGCCCCGGGCACGG acatGGAAAATGTTGAACAGCTATACGAATGTCCAATGTGCAGTCTTACCTGTACAAACATTCAGATTCTTCAAGAACATGTAGATTTACACTTAGAGGAGCAAAGCTTTTCAGAAG GTGGAAACATAAGAGATCtagaactggctcagcaactACAAATGGAAGAAGATAAACAGCAGAGATCAGAAGAAGAGAAGCgagaaagggaagaatttaaaaagcttCAG AGACAGTATGGCTTGGATAATTCTGGAGGCTACAAGCAGCAATTCCTAAAGAATATGGAAAGGGAAGTTGATAGAGGAAGGATGCAGCCTTTTGAATATCACAAGAGAAAAGCTGACATGATGGAATGTTTGGCTTTTGGTGTAGATGATGGGAGGACAAAGACTTCAg GAGTTATTGAAGCATTGTGCAAGTACtatcagaatgaaaacaaagatgtGAGGCATGTGTGGCTTTCAACAGGAGTAGATCACTTCCACTCATCTTTGGGCGACAGAGGCTGGGGTTGTGGTTACAGGAACTTCCAAATGCTCCTTTCCTCACTGTTGCAAAACAGCTTGTATAACGACTGCTTGAAAG ATACTACACTAATTCCTAGTATACCAAAGATTCAGTCCATGATTGAAGATGCTTGGAGAGAAGGCTTTGATCCTCATGGGGCATCTCACTTCAACAACAGATTACATGGTTCCAAAGCATGGATAGGAGCGTCTGAAATTTATTCACTGTTAACCAGTCTCAGGATAAA GTGTCAAATAATTGACTTTCACAAACCGACTGGCCCTATGGGTACGCACCCTCGTTTATTTGAGTGGGTTTTGCATTACTATTCTACAGATAATGAAGGTGGTGCAAAAGTAGTGTGTACTTCCAAGCCACCTATCTACTTGCAGCATCAAG GTCACAGTCGTATTATTGTTGGAAtagaagagaggaagaataaAACCTTATGTTTGCTACTGTTTGACCCAGGATGTCCTTCCCAAGAAATGCAGAAACtgctaaaacaaaacagtgatgGTACTGGTCTTAAACTACTTCAGAAATTTGTGggtagcttaaaaaaaaagcaataccaGATAGTGGCTGTAGATGGTGTACTGTCATTGGAAGAGAAAGCT GCTCGCTGCCATGCTTCTCAGGTCTTAACATCAGAGAAGATTCCTTAA
- the ZUP1 gene encoding zinc finger-containing ubiquitin peptidase 1 isoform X2: MLACDVCGQPLPAEAEGRYPQRTHPDRRPRCPLCAAAAPGCDELRRQVEAIPQEPGPAGPECPLCGEAAGRELEAHVRARHGHLLGAPGTDMENVEQLYECPMCSLTCTNIQILQEHVDLHLEEQSFSEGGNIRDLELAQQLQMEEDKQQRSEEEKREREEFKKLQRQYGLDNSGGYKQQFLKNMEREVDRGRMQPFEYHKRKADMMECLAFGVDDGRTKTSGVIEALCKYYQNENKDVRHVWLSTGVDHFHSSLGDRGWGCGYRNFQMLLSSLLQNSLYNDCLKDTTLIPSIPKIQSMIEDAWREGFDPHGASHFNNRLHGSKAWIGASEIYSLLTSLRIKCQIIDFHKPTGPMGTHPRLFEWVLHYYSTDNEGGAKVVCTSKPPIYLQHQGCPSQEMQKLLKQNSDGTGLKLLQKFVGSLKKKQYQIVAVDGVLSLEEKAARCHASQVLTSEKIP, from the exons ATGCTGGCGTGCGACGTCTGCGGGCAGCCGCTGCCCGCGGAGGCGGAGGGGCGGTATCCGCAGCGCACGCACCCGGAccgccggccccgctgcccgctctgcgccgccgccgccccgggctgTGACGAGCTTCGCCGGCAGGTCGAGGCGATTCCCCAggagccggggccggcgggcccCGAGTGCCCCCTctgcggggaggcggcggggcgggagctgGAGGCGCACGTCAGGGCGCGGCACGGGCACCTCCTGGGCGCCCCGGGCACGG acatGGAAAATGTTGAACAGCTATACGAATGTCCAATGTGCAGTCTTACCTGTACAAACATTCAGATTCTTCAAGAACATGTAGATTTACACTTAGAGGAGCAAAGCTTTTCAGAAG GTGGAAACATAAGAGATCtagaactggctcagcaactACAAATGGAAGAAGATAAACAGCAGAGATCAGAAGAAGAGAAGCgagaaagggaagaatttaaaaagcttCAG AGACAGTATGGCTTGGATAATTCTGGAGGCTACAAGCAGCAATTCCTAAAGAATATGGAAAGGGAAGTTGATAGAGGAAGGATGCAGCCTTTTGAATATCACAAGAGAAAAGCTGACATGATGGAATGTTTGGCTTTTGGTGTAGATGATGGGAGGACAAAGACTTCAg GAGTTATTGAAGCATTGTGCAAGTACtatcagaatgaaaacaaagatgtGAGGCATGTGTGGCTTTCAACAGGAGTAGATCACTTCCACTCATCTTTGGGCGACAGAGGCTGGGGTTGTGGTTACAGGAACTTCCAAATGCTCCTTTCCTCACTGTTGCAAAACAGCTTGTATAACGACTGCTTGAAAG ATACTACACTAATTCCTAGTATACCAAAGATTCAGTCCATGATTGAAGATGCTTGGAGAGAAGGCTTTGATCCTCATGGGGCATCTCACTTCAACAACAGATTACATGGTTCCAAAGCATGGATAGGAGCGTCTGAAATTTATTCACTGTTAACCAGTCTCAGGATAAA GTGTCAAATAATTGACTTTCACAAACCGACTGGCCCTATGGGTACGCACCCTCGTTTATTTGAGTGGGTTTTGCATTACTATTCTACAGATAATGAAGGTGGTGCAAAAGTAGTGTGTACTTCCAAGCCACCTATCTACTTGCAGCATCAAG GATGTCCTTCCCAAGAAATGCAGAAACtgctaaaacaaaacagtgatgGTACTGGTCTTAAACTACTTCAGAAATTTGTGggtagcttaaaaaaaaagcaataccaGATAGTGGCTGTAGATGGTGTACTGTCATTGGAAGAGAAAGCT GCTCGCTGCCATGCTTCTCAGGTCTTAACATCAGAGAAGATTCCTTAA
- the ZUP1 gene encoding zinc finger-containing ubiquitin peptidase 1 isoform X3 has product MLACDVCGQPLPAEAEGRYPQRTHPDRRPRCPLCAAAAPGCDELRRQVEAIPQEPGPAGPECPLCGEAAGRELEAHVRARHGHLLGAPGTDMENVEQLYECPMCSLTCTNIQILQEHVDLHLEEQSFSEGGNIRDLELAQQLQMEEDKQQRSEEEKREREEFKKLQRQYGLDNSGGYKQQFLKNMEREVDRGRMQPFEYHKRKADMMECLAFGVDDGRTKTSGVIEALCKYYQNENKDVRHVWLSTGVDHFHSSLGDRGWGCGYRNFQMLLSSLLQNSLYNDCLKDTTLIPSIPKIQSMIEDAWREGFDPHGASHFNNRLHGSKAWIGASEIYSLLTSLRIKCQIIDFHKPTGPMGTHPRLFEWVLHYYSTDNEGGAKVVCTSKPPIYLQHQGSLPCFSGLNIREDSLKDAFITSWNLLDAKQ; this is encoded by the exons ATGCTGGCGTGCGACGTCTGCGGGCAGCCGCTGCCCGCGGAGGCGGAGGGGCGGTATCCGCAGCGCACGCACCCGGAccgccggccccgctgcccgctctgcgccgccgccgccccgggctgTGACGAGCTTCGCCGGCAGGTCGAGGCGATTCCCCAggagccggggccggcgggcccCGAGTGCCCCCTctgcggggaggcggcggggcgggagctgGAGGCGCACGTCAGGGCGCGGCACGGGCACCTCCTGGGCGCCCCGGGCACGG acatGGAAAATGTTGAACAGCTATACGAATGTCCAATGTGCAGTCTTACCTGTACAAACATTCAGATTCTTCAAGAACATGTAGATTTACACTTAGAGGAGCAAAGCTTTTCAGAAG GTGGAAACATAAGAGATCtagaactggctcagcaactACAAATGGAAGAAGATAAACAGCAGAGATCAGAAGAAGAGAAGCgagaaagggaagaatttaaaaagcttCAG AGACAGTATGGCTTGGATAATTCTGGAGGCTACAAGCAGCAATTCCTAAAGAATATGGAAAGGGAAGTTGATAGAGGAAGGATGCAGCCTTTTGAATATCACAAGAGAAAAGCTGACATGATGGAATGTTTGGCTTTTGGTGTAGATGATGGGAGGACAAAGACTTCAg GAGTTATTGAAGCATTGTGCAAGTACtatcagaatgaaaacaaagatgtGAGGCATGTGTGGCTTTCAACAGGAGTAGATCACTTCCACTCATCTTTGGGCGACAGAGGCTGGGGTTGTGGTTACAGGAACTTCCAAATGCTCCTTTCCTCACTGTTGCAAAACAGCTTGTATAACGACTGCTTGAAAG ATACTACACTAATTCCTAGTATACCAAAGATTCAGTCCATGATTGAAGATGCTTGGAGAGAAGGCTTTGATCCTCATGGGGCATCTCACTTCAACAACAGATTACATGGTTCCAAAGCATGGATAGGAGCGTCTGAAATTTATTCACTGTTAACCAGTCTCAGGATAAA GTGTCAAATAATTGACTTTCACAAACCGACTGGCCCTATGGGTACGCACCCTCGTTTATTTGAGTGGGTTTTGCATTACTATTCTACAGATAATGAAGGTGGTGCAAAAGTAGTGTGTACTTCCAAGCCACCTATCTACTTGCAGCATCAAG GCTCGCTGCCATGCTTCTCAGGTCTTAACATCAGAGAAGATTCCTTAAAGGATGCCTTTATTACCTCTTGGAATCTGCTGGATGCAAAACAATAA